GCGAATTCAAGAAATATCTCAGCCGGAAGTCATACACCAATCTGGGTGACGTCCTGCACAAGGCCAACGAGTACATCAGGGGGGATGAAATGATGAAGATCTCCAATGTGGTAGTGGCAACCGGCGGAAATGTCGGGTACAATCCAGGCTATAACCCACAGACGGGAAAGGGAGGAAACAATTTTCATCAGAGCAATAATCAGCAAGGGGCAGGCcagagaaaccagaataacagaAATGCCAATCCACAAGGGCAGAGAAGCCGGCAAGACAGAAGGGAGTCCAGAGGACTCTTTGATAACTACACTCCGCTGAACACACCGCGGACGgcaatttataacataaacaaCAAGATGGATGGCTGGAGAAGGCCGCCACCAATGCAGAGTAGGGAAAGGAATGTCAAGAAATTCTGTGACTTCCATAATGAGCACGGCCACCTAACAGAGGACTGCAGAGACctcaaagacaacattgaggatatGGTCAGAAAGGGGTATTTCTCACAGTATAGGGCAAGGCAGGGAAATGGTAACAACAACTCGGTGGGAGGAAACCCTACCAATTCATACCGGCCACAAcagcaaaatcaacaacaataccCTAGAATCGAGCAACCATATCAGCCGCCTAGAATCGAGCAAAAACAGCCGGAAACCAGTGCCAGAGCAGAACAGAGGGATGGCGGGAAAAAACCACCCGTGTATGTAATTTCTGGCGGCCCAGTCCACGGAGGGACAATAAGCGGCGCCAGTAGAAGCTTGGAGGAACACAGGCACATGGTAAACTTTCATAACACAAGAGTGTGGCCTAACCCACCCAGCATACCAGTGATGACATTCTCGGAATCGGATTGCAGAGGCATCATTTTCCCGCATGATGACCCACTAGTTCTTACAATTGATATAGCAAATGCCGATGTGAACAGAGTACTGGTAGACGGCGGCAGCTCAGCAAACATCATCTTCTGGGAAGCTTTCAAACAATTGCACATACTAGAGGACGAACTTCAAAGGGTAAACTACCCAGTAATCGGTTTCTCAGGATCTACAGTGTACCCAGAGGGTAGTATAAGGCTGCCGGTGAAAATCGGAGAAGGATCCGAAATGCGAGATCTCATGGTGGATTTCCTAATCATTAAAGTGCCAGCGGCCTACAATGTGATCATCGGTCGCCCATTCATACATGACGTGCAGGCGGTAGTCTCCACCTATCACTTGACAATGATATATATGTCGAACCTGGAAAGGCCGGCAAAGATAAGGGGAAGTCAGTTGGCGGCAAGGTCCTGTTACTTGACTGCTTTGAGAACACCGGGAAGAATGGTCCCAGAAGTGAACTTGACTACTGAGCCGGCAAGGCAAGAGATACACTTGACTACTAAGCCGGCAAGACAAGAACAACTGTCAAAAAGGAAGAGCTGCACAAAAAGGGGTCGAACCGACCTAAACATGGAACACTTTGATGAAAGGCCGGTATCAGCACCAAGACCAATGCCAGATGGTCTGACAGAAAATATCGAGCTGGAGGCTGGAAACATGGATAGAACAGTCGTGATCGGTACGGAAATGGGGAGTGACATGAAGGTCAACCTCATAAGCTTGCTGAGAGAGCACGCGGACATCTTCGCATTCTCGGCGGATGAGATGCCTGGTATCGATCCAGAGATAATGGTTCACCGATTAAACGCCGACAGAAATGTTAGGCCTGTACGGCAGAAAAAACGTAATTTCTCCACGGAAAAAATGACAGCAATACAAGAAGAGGTGGATAAACTTCTGGCGGCAGGTTTCATTGAGCCATGTGACTACCCCGAATGGTTGGCAAACGTGGTAATGGTAAAAAAGTCAAGTGGGTCAtggagaatgtgcgtagatttcaccaACCTTAACAGAGCATGTCCGAAAGATTTCTACCCCCTGCCACGGATTGATAGGCTGGTAGACTCCACTAGCGGTCACGCAATGCTCAGTTTCCTAGATGCTTTCTCAGGGTATCATCAGGTCAGCCTGCATAAATCAGACAGGAAGAAGGCGGCCTTTATCACAGATGCAGGAGTTTTCTGTTATAAGGCGATGCCGTTCGGGTTGAAAAATGCAGGGGCAACATATCAAAGGCTGGTTGACAAGGTGTTCGCCGACCAAAAAGGCAGAAACGTGGAGGTCTATGTAGATGACTCTATCGTAAAAAGCCGGAAGGAGGAGGATCATGTTAACGACCTCCGAGAAACTTTTGAAACTTTGAGAAAATACAGGatgaaattaaacccaaaaaaaatgcgtcttcggagtAAGGTCGGGAAAATTCCTGGGTTTCTTGGTCAGCGAGCGTGGCATAGACGCCAACCCTGAAAAAGTAGAAGCAATCATCAGTCTGCCGCAACCCAAGAGCGTAAAAGACATACAGCGGCTGACAGGAAAAATGGCCGCCTTAAACAGATTTGTGAGCAAGTCGGCAGATAAGCAAATGCCCTTCTTCACAACCCTGAGGCAACAATTGTCATATATGCCCTTCTTCACAACCCTGAGGCAACAATTGTCAATTGTCAACCCGGAACAACTAGATTAATTTATGTAACAACACCAAATAAAATCATACCAAAATCAATTCAAAGCTTTGATGACGATCCCATGAATATAAAAGCAgaaagattgaattttagagagaaaacataattaaaacacacaaaaaaaaacatacccTTTTGATCAATCAACAGAATACATAGCACCCCCAGAAAGTTGGAGTAAATTTGAAGCGATCAACCAATTATAAATAGGGAAATTCGTGAAAATTAAAGGGTGATTCGAAgattgacaaaaagaaacgattTGGAACAAAATTTTCCAGACAACGCGAAGAAAAAAGGTGAGGTATTTAATCGTGAACTATGAGAGACAAGCTGGCATTTAAAGATTGCAAAGAGAAAAAATGGGAAGAGGGTAAATCCTAAGTAGCTGAAAGCAATTTAATCTTGTTTGTTTCTACGCAAAAAATGAAGAAGGTGGGGGCTGGAAATTAGAGGAGTGATGTGCGTGTAGTCGTGTACATGGAAAAAAGCCAAATGAGGAAGTTGAAAAAGCTAAGTCATAATCAAAATCAGgtgttttaaattatttatacacgtgtaaattaattttctacttttttaagcagttttattattatttaattgaatttaacGGAAAATGAAACGGTGTTAACCAAAGTAGCTGATTCCATTCATTCTGAGGGATTAAACTGCTCCTTTTCAAAGTTGAGGGActaaactgctccttttggaaaagtttagggaccttcaGAACAATTTAGTCTTTCATAAGTTGTTTATTTTTGGAGTGTTTGGTAAATGGATTTTGGTGGCTTTTTCACTAACTTTTAGGACCTTGGCTTTATATGTTGgtcaaacataaaaaaaaaagtgtttggtaaagtgATTTTTGGTAAGCTGAAAATCTAGCTTATTcgccaaaaataaaaaactagtcTTATTAACTTTATTGTATGGCCTTTTCAATCTTCAAATTACTtttttatccttaaattttcactaatcaataattaataagtattaataaataattattaattttcccATGACAAGTTTTGTTATCTTTCTCAAAATCCCTAGTGGAATTAGAAGGGGCAGCAAGAACAGTAAGGCAATAATCTACCCCAATTTGACCCAAGAAAAACTCCATCATATTAGACCAATATCATATAATTCTTCCCATCGAAAGGatctaacttagacatatcagggATAAAAGGGTTTGGAAGCATGACATACGTaaaaggtgttaggttatgatacatatgaacaacataactcatgcggaaaaaccttaatgccaggatacatattaattgcacataatcatataattagtctaggatgcatacactttgtagcgtgccctccctaactgcgcccgaaccaaacaagaacaagtttttaggactccaagtttcgtccctccgtaAAAAGTCCACATAAACTTATGGATGGATACTTACAACAACGTACAAATAAGAGGATTTATACTTCATCCTCTTTATTacattatgaatttatgatatGTAACAACCAATCACAGTGCACTACTCCTTAATCTAGAAGCTAACCAATCAAATTGCTGAGGTAAGAAGCTACTTTTGTAATATGGGAATTACTTTGTTGCTTGCATATGCATCATTAAACCTTACACCATCAGTGTTGATGTTGTTTAGTCCAACATTTGTGGTTACTAGTGGCTTAACCGGGCGCAACGCGCGCGGTATTACCGGGAAAATTAATTTTGCGATAAAATTAGTGAAATGTTATACGCGTGTTTGTACTAAAGACATGAGAAGTACCACCACCATCACATTGTAGGGGTGTTTATTTCGATTGGCAAAACCAATCTTGGCCAACCTCTCTTTTGTTTTCAACCACTGTGTTGCAACCCAGgtaataaagtaataaacaaTGCCTTATATGGTAATAAACCTGTTCCGCAGATTTTCCAGTTAATAAGCTATCTGGATTGAAAACTTAACTGGATTTTTCAACTGTCCTTGAGTATTTCCTTGAATTCACATACTCTTTTCCAATAAAAACGGCGGTCTTCAGGAGGACTGCAGTTCTCCCATTCCTGTGAGTGTAAATAGATAGAATGTATCCATCTGTTTTATTGCGAGTGCCCATACATGTTTTCCCATAGCAGCTTTGTTCCATTTAATGATAACACCCACACTAAGGCCTCCAAAATTCTTCGGCAAAACAGCACTTCCCCAATAAAACTGCACCAGGAATTAAACTCCCTGCTATTGCTGCTGGTATGTACGCGCGCAACAACAGACATTCCCACTTACCGACTTACGGGCTCTGAAAACAGAACTAAGCAACACATTATCACCTTTCACCAGCAAGCAGGATACCACCACATCGAAAACATTAACCCACTAGAAAAACTAAACCAAAGTCACGCACGCATGACTTGGTCACAATCATTGCTGAAAGCCTGTAACATCACAAGCGATCATATGTAGGTGCACAATCAGTCACTAAAGGGTGGACGAAAGGTGAGGTGTCAGCTGTCAGAAGATTGGTATAGCACCAAATATTCGCCAACGAAAAAAATATGAACAATTATCATACTGTGTTGCTAACCTCAGTTATTTGCTTTCCGTTAGTAAGAGGAGGTTGGCGTAGTCTCTGCTTTTGTTTACTGGACCAAATTCAAGCACGCCCAAACAAACTTATATACTAAAAAGATGACATCAAAACAAGGTAGCACAACTACAACTGTTAGTTTCTTTTCTCTGCAAACTATGATAATATTGCCATAAGCCATTCACAATATGATAACATTCTTAGATCTCATTACATAAATCACTTCTACTATGTAACTACAATGAATCTGACAAGAATCACATGATGCATGTTCATGTCTTATGTTGATTTTGGAGCAGTTGCCTTGTGCACAACATTTCAAACAGCTTATCTCATACTCTCACGCAACATACCAAATCTGTTAATCAATTAAAGGTTGACAGGGAAAACACAATCACCTGTTAAGACATCGAGAAAATAATTTAGCCACTTCCCCCTCTCCCCCAAGCGGAACAAGAACAGAATAGGAAATTTGCATTATGCACTAAGATTGCCGTATCATCTTCCTTGTTTGATCATTTGTCAATTGAAAAGGAACAATGCTCAcctcaatattttcattttccaTCAATCTATCCACCAGGTGGGAGCCAATGAATCCTTCTCCTCCCCTAACCAAAATTCTCATGTTTGACTGCCACCAAGAGACACAAAAAGTAAAGGATTTAgtaaaaataa
This Spinacia oleracea cultivar Varoflay chromosome 6, BTI_SOV_V1, whole genome shotgun sequence DNA region includes the following protein-coding sequences:
- the LOC130463331 gene encoding uncharacterized protein, which encodes MAALSELPASQQPGSVGSLRKTRSAVPQLPVRDLLTALNQENTPEKRKRSDPAETEWPETEQVPTAKYERRAPVLQIARRQTIQPKDSPLCREILEERMERIKIPTGRYDGTTDPEDHCTTFEQHMMLYTDSDAMWCKVFPSTLLGVAASWYKGIEAHSIYSFRQLQASFLSRFVSKQKRKKSSGELMSFAQRDREPLRDYLTRFNNESITIPNLQQEVAVLALMRGMQECEFKKYLSRKSYTNLGDVLHKANEYIRGDEMMKISNVVVATGGNVGYNPGYNPQTGKGGNNFHQSNNQQGAGQRNQNNRNANPQGQRSRQDRRESRGLFDNYTPLNTPRTAIYNINNKMDGWRRPPPMQSRERNVKKFCDFHNEHGHLTEDCRDLKDNIEDMVRKGYFSQYRARQGNGNNNSVGGNPTNSYRPQQQNQQQYPRIEQPYQPPRIEQKQPETSARAEQRDGGKKPPVYVISGGPVHGGTISGASRSLEEHRHMVNFHNTRVWPNPPSIPVMTFSESDCRGIIFPHDDPLVLTIDIANADVNRVLVDGGSSANIIFWEAFKQLHILEDELQRVNYPVIGFSGSTVYPEGSIRLPVKIGEGSEMRDLMVDFLIIKVPAAYNVIIGRPFIHDVQAVVSTYHLTMIYMSNLERPAKIRGSQLAARSCYLTALRTPGRMVPEVNLTTEPARQEIHLTTKPARQEQLSKRKSCTKRGRTDLNMEHFDERPVSAPRPMPDGLTENIELEAGNMDRTVVIGTEMGSDMKVNLISLLREHADIFAFSADEMPGIDPEIMVHRLNADRNVRPVRQKKRNFSTEKMTAIQEEVDKLLAAGFIEPCDYPEWLANVVMVKKSSGSWRMCVDFTNLNRACPKDFYPLPRIDRLVDSTSGHAMLSFLDAFSGYHQVSLHKSDRKKAAFITDAGVFCYKAMPFGLKNAGATYQRLVDKVFADQKGRNVEVYVDDSIVKSRKEEDHVNDLRETFETLRKYRMKLNPKKMRLRSKVGKIPGFLGQRAWHRRQP